Proteins encoded together in one Bactrocera neohumeralis isolate Rockhampton chromosome 4, APGP_CSIRO_Bneo_wtdbg2-racon-allhic-juicebox.fasta_v2, whole genome shotgun sequence window:
- the LOC126757107 gene encoding uncharacterized protein LOC126757107 — translation MDFPRFPYIELIKKNVEIVDNTLIETFLQNFISQLVDEISRLEASCDKLRNSKRDSQALKEKYLRNIFAITHGKNGDEILPQQLSKRMQSELGTFQLGGRRVNELLERFHKDYKDWRFTLEDQMQKSLGADELIFLPQQQLMDKLNTLGIFTRNVKIELNVVEKTTEDKNKVLEDKLRAMQEEVNKLEAIKTEMSAAQQRLIDALKEKQFKYQQDNNKLLREITSLQEKLNLYE, via the exons ATGGATTTCCCGAGATTTCCTTACAttgaacttattaaaaaaaatgttgaaatagtGGACAATACACTGATTGAGACTTTTCTTCAGAATTTTATTTCTCAGTTG GTTGATGAAATCTCACGGTTGGAAGCATCCTGCGATAAATTGAGAAATTCAAAAAGAGATTCGCAGgctttaaaggaaaaatatttaagaaacatATTTGCAATTACACATGGCAAAAACGGGGACGAAATTTTACCTCAGCAATTATCGAAACGAATGCAAAGCGAACTAGGCACGTTTCAGTTGGGTGGACGAAGAGTTAATGAATTGTTAGAGCGTTTTCATAAAGATTATAAAGATTGGCGGTTCACATTGGAGGATCAAATGCAAAAATCGCTTGGAGCagatgaattaatttttttg CCACAGCAACAGTTGATGGATAAACTGAACACACTTGGAATATTTActagaaatgtcaaaattgaaCTAAATGTTGTTGAGAAAACAACAGAGGACAAAAATAAAGTATTAGAAGACAAACTAAGAGCAATGCAAGAGGAAGTAAACAAACTTGAGGCGATAAAAACGGAAATGAG CGCTGCACAGCAACGACTCATTGACGCATTAAAGgaaaagcaatttaaatatcAGCAAGATAACAATAAGTTGTTGAGGGAAATTACCAGCTTACAAGAAAAGCTCAATCTCTACGAATAA
- the LOC126757095 gene encoding NADPH:adrenodoxin oxidoreductase, mitochondrial produces MLSSRSLSLSVITKQLYFNTIKKGISAGGSGSGATKRICIVGAGPAGFYAAQYILKHLSECAVDLIEKLPVPFGLVRYGVAPDHPEVKNVINTFNKTAEHKDFNFYGNIALGKDISLEDLRKRYHAVLLTYGADQDRQLNIPNEDRTNVLSARKFVAWYNGLPGAQHLNPDLSGNTVTILGQGNVAVDAARMLLSSLDALRKTDTTEYALEALSQSKVQQVYLVGRRGPLQAAFTIKELREMLKLPNVQTLWKPDDFTDVPVQLPNLPRPRKRLTELMLKSLSEQAGSSSGKNKRFLPIFLRAPKAIGENEVELTVTKLQNDMAVPTDQTEHLQTDLVLRSIGYKSTCVDGGICFDERSGRVHNENGRVLRDAVSKTVDPGIYVAGWLGTGPTGVILTTMNGAFTVAKTICDDILSNKLDTSTAKAGLCTKQLQRIVTWTHWQRIDEAETQAGKVLGKPREKFVNVEEMLKVAGL; encoded by the exons ATGTTGTCATCACGAAGTTTGTCGCTATCAGTAATcacaaaacaattatattttaataccaTCAAAAAAGGAATTAGCGCAGGAGGCAGTGGTAGTGGCGCTACAAAACGAATTTGTATAGTCGGCGCCGGACCGGCAGGCTTTTATGCCGCacaatatatattaaaacatcTTAGTGAATGTGCCGtggatttaattgaaaaattaccaGTTCCGTTCGGCTTGGTTCG TTACGGCGTTGCGCCCGATCATCCTGAGGTGAAAAACGTAATcaatacttttaataaaacaGCAGAGCATAAAGACTTCAATTTTTACGGCAACATAGCATTAGGCAAAGATATAAGCTTAGAAGACTTGCGTAAGCGTTACCATGCCGTTCTACTCACATATGGAGCTGATCAAGATCGGCAGTTGAATATACCTAATGAGGATCGAACGAATGTGCTGTCTGCACGTAAATTTGTGGCGTGGTATAATGGTCTACCCGGCGCACAGCATCTGAATCCCGACCTGAGCGGAAATACTGTGACTATTTTAGGGCAAGGGAACGTAGCAGTGGATGCGGCTCGTATGCTGCTCAGCTCATTAGATGCATTGCGG AAAACAGATACTACTGAGTATGCGCTGGAAGCGCTTTCGCAAAGTAAAGTACAGCAGGTTTATTTGGTTGGACGACGTGGTCCACTGCAGGCGGCTTTTACCATAAAAGAATTGCGCGAAATGCTAAAATTACCAAATGTGCAAACCTTATGGAAACCCGACGATTTTACAG ATGTACCTGTACAATTACCCAACCTGCCACGCCCACGTAAACGTCTCACTGAATTGATGTTGAAAAGCTTGTCAGAACAGGCTGGTAGCAGTAGTGGTAAAAATAAACGATTCTTGCCAATATTCTTGCGTGCACCAAAAGCAATTGGCGAGAATGAAGTGGAATTGACTGTTACGAAACTGCAAAATGACATGGCCGTTCCAACTGATCAAACCGAACATCTGCAAACTGATTTGGTGCTGCGTAGCATAGGCTACAAATCTACTTGCGTCGATGGTGGCATATGTTTCGATGAGCGGAGTGGACGTGTGCACAATGAGAATG GACGCGTCTTGCGTGATGCTGTTAGTAAAACGGTAGATCCCGGCATATATGTAGCAGGTTGGTTAGGTACGGGCCCCACAGGTGTTATTCTCACAACCATGAATGGAGCCTTTACCGTTGCGAAAACAATATGTGATGACATTTTGTCGAATAAGTTGGATACTAGCACGGCCAAAGCGGGCTTGTGCACGAAGCAATTGCAACGTATTGTAACATGGACACATTGGCAACGCATCGATGAAGCTGAAACTCAAGCTGGTAAAGTGTTGGGGAAACCACGCGAGAAGTTTGTGAATGTGGAAGAAATGCTTAAGGTGGCAGGGCtgtaa
- the LOC126757103 gene encoding UPF0605 protein GA14893 — MDLVITPEPHYIPGYTGHCPQFRFRAGKTYGKLTHKLLIDPCVIHAPELIVTPSNRAPISLVYPTTLETELLDRREKYVDPVYRNPIIPGYDGFVPNLASKVGKRYIAAATAGMAEHELLMDQLRCERRNLMHRDLLGSGLGVFENKMNERMLPYTHYRSPLMPVNARSKAFKKLDCSFMEKKEPYSKSTVPHFMENDDEEKYIVNGYGGHIPMALTRFGETSKQLTNSALCEFTNNYHHRRSAEWCPQENAGIGSSCPNTGHFVIYHRTIGMVPKYAGHVPGETFTFGRTFGDATVDAKHWLALHKD, encoded by the exons ATGGATTTGGTTATTACCCCAGAACCGCATTACATTCCTGG CTATACTGGTCATTGTCCACAATTTCGTTTTCGTGCGGGTAAAACATATGGAAAATTAACGCATAAATTACTTATCGATCCTTGTGTCATACATGCACCCGAATTAATTGTGACACCTTCGAATCGTGCACCAATATCATTGGTCTACCCCACTACACTAGAAACAGAGCTCCTGGATAGACGTGAAAAATATGTGGATCCCGTttatcgcaatcccataattcCCGGTTATGATGGTTTCGTACCAAATCTGGCATCGAAAGTTGGCAAGCGATACATTGCTGCGGCCACAGCTGGTATGGCTGAACATGAACTACTAATGGATCAGTTACGTTGCGAACGCAGAAACTTGATGCATCGAGATCTTCTGGGTAGTGGTCTTggtgtttttgaaaataaaatgaacgaACGCATG CTACCTTATACACATTATCGTTCGCCATTGATGCCGGTGAATGCGCGTTCGAAAGCCTTTAAAAAATTGGACTGTAGTTTTATGGAGAAGAAAGAGCCATATTCCAAATCGACTGTACCACATTTCATGGAAAACGATGATGAGGAGAAATATATTGTTAatg GTTACGGTGGTCACATACCAATGGCGTTGACACGTTTTGGCGAAACTAGCAAACAATTGACTAACAGTGCACTATGTGAGTTCACCAATAATTACCATCACCGAAGAAGTGCTGAGTGGTGTCCACAAGAAAATGCCGGTATTGGAAGTTCATGTCCGAATACTGGTCACTTTGTTATCTATCATCGTACAATTGGAATGGTGCCCAAATATGCAGGTCACGTACCAGGTGAAACTTTCACATTCGGGCGTACGTTTGGTGATGCTACTGTAGATGCAAAGCATTGGCTGGCACTGCATAAGGACTAA